GAGTTCACCGGCCGCGGCAAGGTCGAGATCGGCCGCTTCAAGGGCCTTGGCGAGATGATGGCCAGCCAGCTCAAGGAAACGACCATGGACCCGAGGAAGCGCACGCTGCTCCGGGTCGACGTGCTGGACGAGGAAACGGCGACCAAGGATGCGGTTGACGCGCTGATGGGCACCAAACCCGAGGCACGCTTCCGCTTCATCCAGGAGCGGGCGGAGTTCGCCGCGGCGGATGCGCTGGACATCTGAGGTTTTCGCCCTGGCCCGGAGATGAAGCCGTGAATTGGGCGACGCTTAAGGAACGGGTCGATGCGACCTTCGCCGGATCGCTTCAGCCGACCCGTTCCGACTGGATCTTCGCGCTGCGGACGACAACGGCCGCACTGATCGCACTGTTCGCCGCCTACGCACTCAAGCTCGAACATCCGCAATGGGCGATGATGACGGTGTTCATCGTCGCCCAGCCCGTTGCCGGCATGGTGCTGGCAAAAGGGTTCTACCGGCTGGTCGGCACGATCGTCGGCGCGGCTGCCGCCATCGGCGTCACCTGGCTGTTCGGCGGCAGTCCCTGGCTGTTCGTGGCCGTGCTGTCGCTGTGGATCGGGCTCTGCACGCTCGTCTCGTCGCTGCTGCGCAATCCTGAGGCCTATGGAGCCGCACTTGCCGGCTATACGGCGATGATCATCGGCCTGCCTGCCTTCGGCCAGCCGCATCTCGTCACCGAACTCGCCTCCGCTCGCTGCATCGAAATCGTGCTAGGCATCGTCTGCGCCGCCATAACAAGCCGGCTCATCCTGCCCAAGCTCGCCGGCTCCGCGATCAACGCCCGGCTACAGCGCAGCATCCTTGATCTCGCGGCCTATACCGAGGGCGCCTTTTCCGGCGCCGATCCGGCCAAACTCGACGCCACCTACCGCAAGCTGATCGCCGACACCCAGACATTGGGAGAGATGCGGGCCTATGCGCGGCTGGAAGCGCCGAGCCTCGCCACGCGCGCTCATCCGGTGCGCCGCACCATTGGCCATCTTCTGTCGGCGCTGTCGGCCGCGCGCATGCTGCACAGCCACGCCGCGCCGCAAAATGCCGCCCTTCTGCCCGTGCGCAGCCAGCTGAAGGCACTGGTTTCCGAACTGTCCAGCACGCCGCATGCGCTTGGCGATACGAAGCCCTGGATCGAAAGGCTCGATGCGATCGCCAGCGAAGCGCGTCGCATTCCCGACGGTCTCGCCGGCGAAGGCGAGGACCCGGTCGGCACCGTCACGCGCCTGACCGTCGCCGGTGAATTCGCGCAGTCGTTGCGGGAGACACTGCGCGGACTGGACGCACTGCGCCGTCCGAAAACCGAAAGGGCGATGCGCGAGCGCCGACAGCCGGCGCTGGTGGTGCATCGCGACCACCACGCAGCCTGGCGCAACGCCATCCGCGCAACGGTCGCCACTATGCTCGTCGCCGCCTTTTGGCTGGCGACGCGATGGTCGGAGGCGGCGGGCACGGTCATCCTCGTCGCCGTCGTCTCCAGCCTGTTCGCGTCCCGGCCCGCCCCCGCGCAGGTCGCCTGGGGTTTCTTCAAGGGCTCGCTGCTCGCCTTGCCCTTCGCCTTCCTCATCGGCCAGCTTGCCTTGCCGCTTCTGCCCGGTTTCGGCTGGTTCGCGCTGTTCGTCGTACCGGTTCTGGTTCCTGCCGCCCTAGCCATGGCCAATCCGCGCCTTGTCGGCGTCGCCACGGCCTTCGCGATCAACTTCCTCGCCTTTCTCAGCCCGCATCAGGGCATGGCCTATGATCCGGCCGGCTTCTTCATCGGTCCGGTCGCGGCGCTGGTCGGCATGCTGATCGCCATCGGCGTCTTTCTGGTCGTGCTGCCGGTCGACCCCAGGGTCACCGTCAATCGCATCGCTGGTGCCATGCGCGAGGATCTGGTGCGTCTCTGCCTGCATGAGCGCGTTCCGCGCCGCTCGGCTTTCGAAAGCCTTGCTTATGACCGCGTCAACCAGCTGATGCCGTTGGCGCAGCAGGCAGGCCGCAAATATGAAGGGCTGTTCGAAGGCAGCATCGCCTCGGTGACGGTCGGGCTGGAAGTGCTGCGCCTGCGCGCAGAACAGGCGGCCGGCACGCTTCCACCGGCGCTGACGGTTTCCATCGCCGAGTCGCTGCGACAGTTGGCGCGCGACCTTCTGGTGCGCGCGCCACGCGAATCCTGGAAGACCGGCATAGCCGCGATGCGCAAGGATGCCGCCGATATCGCAGCCGCCGGCGGCGCGGAGGCGCTGCGGATTGCGGCATCGCTGCGGGTGATCGCGGCGGCCGTCGAGGATTATCCCGACTTCTTCCGCAAGGACTAGGATCAGGACCTGTTCCGCACGAGCCACGTTCTAGCGAGCGTGTTACCAGGCCGGAGCGATTTCCAGCACCGGCTATTGCCGGGCAGGCCGATGCTTGACGCAGTGATCGTAACGGTAACCCTTGCGCTGTGCGGGTTTGAGTTCGCGATCGCGAAGAACGGTATCGCGTGGCGTGGTCGGGGCCGCGCAGATGTCGGCAAAACGCCCGCGAAGATCATCGACATATTCAATGTTGATGACCTGCTCGCCGTAATATCGTGTGTACCCGGCGCATTCGTCGTAGCGGTGGCATTCCTCGGAAACCGAGAAATCGAACCCTATCTGCTTCCGCTCCCGGTCGGAAAGCTGTGGTGCATTCTTTTGTCCAGCCGCCAGTCCGTGCCCATGAGCGGCACTCACCAGCAATGTTGCGAATGCGACCGCATCTTCGTGTTTGAGCGCACCGTTCGACCTTGTGAAGGAATCCAGATTGTCGAACTCGACGGCATTGAACCCTGCGCGCGCGCAACCGGAAATGGTGACGGCAAGGCGCTCCAGGATAGCGGCTCGGCGCTTCTCCGAAGAGATGTCGAGAAGATGTTCATCCGGCCATTCCGGATCGACAAGCGGTTTACCCTTGCTGTTCTTGACCAGAAGGTCGAGCGGCCACGCGACACCGGGCTGTGTCTGGAAACCATTGACATAGCATATGTTGTACAGACCTCGGGCCGGCGTAGCGGTGCTGTCGCGCACGACGACATTTGTCCCGGCGGGAGGGTCATAGGCTCCGCCAAGCTGGTAGTCTGCCATGGCGTCGGAGGGAAGCGGCTTGAATGCCTGAGCGGCTCCGGACAGTTCTTCCGCCGAGCTTGCCGTTCCAGAGCACAGGATCAGCGTTGCAGTGACAAAAATCCAATTCGGTCGATGCATGGTCCCGCGTCATCCATAGCCGATGCCTGTCAGCCAAGATTAGGCGGCGGCGATGGCCAATGCATGACCGCGCGCGTTCTGACGCAGCGCATCGAGGTGGATCGACTTCACCAGCGCGGCCAAGTCGCCCTCGGCGCCCTGCCCACCCAACTCCTTCAGCATCAGCCAGCTGACTTCCTGTACGCCGGCGACGCGCTTGCCATTGGCAACCTCGCGCCAGATCTTGAGTGCCTGCAGGATGATGCCATGCGTTGCCTTGGAAAGACCGGCGGACGCAAACAGCGCTAGCAGCGCAACGTCGTTGCCGCCGGCCAGAAGCGCGCTCACCCGCTGCTCCGATTGTCCGGTGAGCGCCACCAGCGCGGCGCCGAAGAAGTCGACCTTGCCGTGAGCGACGGTGCGAATGATGAATGAGGCCGTCAAATCGCCTCGCAGCCGCAGATGCTCGACCAATGCGCGGTGTTCGACTGCCTGGGTGCCGTCAATAAGGGTGACGGAGGCCTTGATGCAGGCATCGCGCATGACGCGTTCGGCCCGCGCCGTTCCCATCAAGGCAAGCACCAGCGGAGCCCCCCGGAGCGCCTCGCCCAGCTTGACGAGCAGCATGTGGCGGCAGTCCGCGGGCAAGGTCTCGTGGGCGATCAGCGCCTCGCGAAGCGCCGGCAGATGGCCGTGCCGCTCGGCGATGCGCCTGTAGCTCATCGAGGCGATAACGGCGCCGTGGTTCGCAAGAAGCGTCAAGCACGCCTCGGCTTCGCCGATCTCGGCGATCGCGGCAGCAACGGTCATGGAGACGGAGGGCCGGTCGGCAATGAGCTTCTGCGTCGCCTTCTGGCCGGCGGCGACACGATCGATCAGGTCGGCGTCGGTCAGCAATGGCGAGCGGGCCAGAACCACCGCGGCCACTTCGGGCTGGTCGGAGGCCAGTGCCGCGATGATCTGGATCGGCGCATGATGGCTCATCGACAGCGCCTCGGCCATCGCGGCCCGCACCTTGGACGAGGCATCGTCGAGCAGGAATGTCAGTGCCGCCTCGGCGGCGCAACGATCCTCGAACGGCAGGTCGCGGTTGACATAGGCACGGGCCAGCGCACTCGCGGCCGCGGCGCGCTCGGAGACCTTCGCCGTGGCAACCCATTTGAGGAAATGAGAAACAACCATATCCACCCACTTGCACTCGCACCGGACCCCATCCGGCAACCCTGAAAAGACGTTAGGCAGAAATGGTTTACGAAGCGTTCACCATAATTCTTAACCAGCTTGCGGGGGCTGTTGGCTAAGCCTATCAAGCAGGAAACGGAGGATCGACATGGCCGGGCTCTATCTGGAGGAATTCACCGTCGACCGGGTTTTCCAGCACACGCTGCGCAAGACCGTGACCGAAAGCGACAACATGCTGTTTTCGGTGATGACGCTCAATCCGCAGCCGTTGCACATCGACTTCGACTTCGCGTCCAAGACCGAATGGGGCCGGCCGCTGGTCAACTCGCTGTTCACGCTCGGCCTGATGATCGGGATTGCCGTCAACGACCTTACCGTCGGCACCACGGTGGCCAATCTCGGCATGAAGGAAACCATCTTTCCGCATCCCGTCTTTCACGGCGACACGATCCGCGTCGAAACGACGGTGGTCTCGGTTCGCGAATCGAAATCGAAGCCCGATCGCGGCATCGTCGAGTTCGAGCACCGCGCCTACAACCAGAGCAATGTGCTGGTCGCCAAATGCATCCGGCAGGCGATGATGCTGAAAAGGCCGGCCTGAATGCGCTCCCTGCTGTTCGTTCCAGGCGATTCCGAGCGCAAGCTGGAGAAGGGATTCGCATCTCAAGCGGACGTCGTCATCGTCGATCTCGAGGATTCGGTGGCGCCGCAGAACAAGGCCGCGGCGCGCGCGGTAGCCTCAAGCTTCATCGCCGAGCATCGCGCTGCTACGAAAGCGGCCATCTATGTACGGGTCAACGATCTGACGTCGGGACTGATCGACGACGACCTGGCGGCGCTGGTCGGCGCGCAGCCCGACGGCATTATGTTGCCGAAATCGAATAGCGGGCAGGATGTCCAGCACTTGTCGGCCAAGCTGCGCGTCCATGAAGCGCGCTTCGGCCTGCCCGACGGGGCCATCCGCATCCTGCCAATCATCACCGAGACGGCCGCGGGCGTGCTTGCCGCGTCGACCTATGCCGGCACCGGCAGCCGGCTGTCCGGGCTGACCTGGGGCGCGGAAGACCTTTCGGCGGCGATCGGCGCCCGCCAGGCGCGCGACGGCAACGGCCACTACACCGATGTCTTCCGGCTGGCGCGCGCGCTGACGCTTTTGGCGGCATCCTCAGCCGAAGTGGCCGCCGTGGACACGGTGTTTCCCAATTTCAGCGACATGGCCGCGTTCGAGGCCGAATGCGTGGAAGCCGAACGTGACGGCTTCACAGCCAAGATGGCCATCCATCCCGCCCAGGTGCCGGTCATCAACAAGGCCTTCACCCCGTCGCGCGAGGCGGTCGAACGGTCCGCGGCGATCGTCGCCGCCTTTGCCGCGGCCGGCGATCCAGGCGTGGTCGGCATCGACGGCAAGATGTACGACCGGCCGCATCTGCGGCTGGCCGAACGCCTGCTGGCGCGGGCCAAAGCCGCTGGCGTCGCGGTCTAGCGACGCCCCTCCCCGGCATCAGCCGGCGGTCGGCTTCCACGGACCGGCGTAATCCGCATAGAGCTTGGCCGGATCGGGTCGCGGGCGCTCCGGCGCGGTGCCGGCGAAGGTACCGATATGCACGAAGCCGATGACCCGCTCGTCGGGCGCCAGACCGAGCAGCGCCCGGCCCTCGGGGACATCGGAATACCAGTTGCTGATCATGTTGGTGCCGTAGCCGAGCGCATTGGCGGCCATCATCAGGTTCATCGCGGCCATGCCGCCGGACAGGAATTTTTCCCATTCCGGGATCTTGGGGTGCGCCTTGGGCACGGAGACGATGCCGATCACCAGCGGCGCGCGCGAGAACCGCGCGAGCTCCTGATCGCGCCGCACATCGCTCAATGGCCCTTCCCGGCTTTCCGCCAGCGCGGCAAGCTGCTTGCCAACCTCGACCCTGGTTTCACCGCGATAGAGGATGAAGCGCCACGGCTCCAGTTTGCCATGGTCCGGGACGCGAGAGGCGGCGGCGATGATGGTGGCGATTTCGGCATCCGAGGGCGCCGGCGCCTTCAGTTCAGGGATGGGAGCGGAGTTTCTGGTCAACAGGTAGTCGAGGATCGGCTGCTTCACGGGCGCTGTGCTCCTGGATTCGGTTGTGGGCTGAAGCGCGCGATCGGCATATCGGCAGCTTTGGCGACGGCGCCGGCGGCGCCGCAAAAGAGCGATATCCGGTCGACCGGAGACTCTTCAGCCTTGAAATTGCCACCGCCTTGGGCTTCAACGCAAGGCATGTTCTTCGGGCTTCGTCGTCTTTTGCCGACCGCGCTGGGGGCCACGCTTTGCGTGGCGCTGGCGGCGACCGCCCATGCCAAGGACGCCGACGCGCTCGACAAGCTCAAATTGCCCGGCATGTCGACCTATGCGGCACCGCGTGGCGAGGGCCAACTTGCGCGCGGCGAAGGCGATATCCAGCTCAGCGCGCAACTGACCGACAAGGGCGAAGACATCACGCGCGGCCTGGTCTGGCGCGTCTTCAAGCCCGAGCCCGGCACTGACGGCAAGCTGCCGCTGGTCGCCTCTGCGCGTGGTGGGACGGCGGCCTTCCAACTGGAACCCGGCAGCTATCTGGTGCACGCTTCCTACGGCCGCGCCGGCGCCACCAAGCGCATCACGGTCGGGCGCGAACCCAAACGCGAAAACCTCGTGCTCGATGCCGGCGGGCTCAAACTCGATGCCACGCTTGCCGGCGGCATCCGTATCCCTTCCGACAAGCTGCGCTTCTCGATCTATGAGAGCCGCTCGGGCAAGGACGACGAGAAGGCGCTGATCATCCGCAACGTGCAGCCGAATTCGGTGGTGCGGCTCAATGCCGGCGTCTACCACGTCGTTTCCAACTATGGTTCGATCAATGCCGTCATCCGCTCCGACATCCGGGTCGAGGCGGGCAAGCTGACGGAAGCCACGGTCGAACACCGGGCGGCCGAGATCACCTTGAAGCTGGTGCGTGAGCCCGGCGGCGAGGCGCTGGCCGACACGTCATGGTCGGTGCTCAACGAATCGGGCGATTCGATCAAGGAAGCCGTCGGCGCCTTCGCACCCATGGTGCTGGCCGAAGGCAACTACACCATCATCGCCAAGAACCGCGACCGCATCTACCAGAAAGACCTCACCGTCGACGCCGGCAAGAACGGCGAAGTCGAGGTCGTGGCGTCGGAGGCGTCGGCCGTCGACCCTGCCGAAGGCGCCGACTGATCCCGGCAATCGTGATTTCAGCGTGACCTCAGGCTGCCGCGCGACGGAACCGGCGCGGCAGGAACTTGGCGCGTCGCTCCGGCTGCGAAGGTGCCAGATCGAAGACCGCGCGATGGAGCCTGGCCAGCAGGATCTTGCGATCGCGCAGCGGCTCGAATTCCTCGGGCGGCAACGTCTTGCCGATACGAACCTCGATCGCGCGACCCGACAGGCGCGCGAATTCGCGGATCAGCAGCGATATCCTGAGCGTCAGAGAAGCCTTTCCGACGAGACGCGCCAACCGCCCCTCGCGCTCGGCCAGGTTCATCGGCCGGCTGACGAGATGAAAAAGCCGCCCGTTCTGCCCGGAAAAATGCATCGGAATGACCGCCGCCTTGGCTTCTTGCACGAGCCGTGCCGGAAACATCTTCCACGGCAGGTCCTGAGCGCGGCCAAATCCTTTGGGAGCAGTCGCGACGCCGCCAGCCGGGAAGATGACGATGGTCACCCCTTCCTTCAGGAGCCGCATCGCTTCGTGGCGCACGGCCATGTTGGCTTTCACCGCCTCCTTGGTCTCCGAAAAATCGACGGGGAGCGAATAAGGCTCCATTTCGCGGATCCGCAACAGATCCTTGTGGATCATGACGCGAAATGGCCGTCCGAGCTTCTCGGCCAGCGACAGGACAGCAATGCCGTCGCCGATGCCGTAGGGGTGGTTGGCGACGATAACCAATGGAGCATCGGGAAGGTCGACCGGTGGCCATTGGTCGGCGCAGCGCATGCCCACGTCGATCAGGTCGAGCATTCGGCCGAAGACGCGGTCTCCGGTCGGCACGATGTTGCGGCGCCAAAGATCGTAGAGTGCTGCGAAACGATCGCGCCCCGACAGGCCTTCGACCGAGCGGATGAACCAGCGCGTGAAAACCGGCTGTCCGGCATTGGCGTAAGACAGTTCCGGAAAGGGTCTTT
The genomic region above belongs to Mesorhizobium terrae and contains:
- a CDS encoding FUSC family protein; the encoded protein is MNWATLKERVDATFAGSLQPTRSDWIFALRTTTAALIALFAAYALKLEHPQWAMMTVFIVAQPVAGMVLAKGFYRLVGTIVGAAAAIGVTWLFGGSPWLFVAVLSLWIGLCTLVSSLLRNPEAYGAALAGYTAMIIGLPAFGQPHLVTELASARCIEIVLGIVCAAITSRLILPKLAGSAINARLQRSILDLAAYTEGAFSGADPAKLDATYRKLIADTQTLGEMRAYARLEAPSLATRAHPVRRTIGHLLSALSAARMLHSHAAPQNAALLPVRSQLKALVSELSSTPHALGDTKPWIERLDAIASEARRIPDGLAGEGEDPVGTVTRLTVAGEFAQSLRETLRGLDALRRPKTERAMRERRQPALVVHRDHHAAWRNAIRATVATMLVAAFWLATRWSEAAGTVILVAVVSSLFASRPAPAQVAWGFFKGSLLALPFAFLIGQLALPLLPGFGWFALFVVPVLVPAALAMANPRLVGVATAFAINFLAFLSPHQGMAYDPAGFFIGPVAALVGMLIAIGVFLVVLPVDPRVTVNRIAGAMREDLVRLCLHERVPRRSAFESLAYDRVNQLMPLAQQAGRKYEGLFEGSIASVTVGLEVLRLRAEQAAGTLPPALTVSIAESLRQLARDLLVRAPRESWKTGIAAMRKDAADIAAAGGAEALRIAASLRVIAAAVEDYPDFFRKD
- a CDS encoding endo alpha-1,4 polygalactosaminidase, which produces MRDSTATPARGLYNICYVNGFQTQPGVAWPLDLLVKNSKGKPLVDPEWPDEHLLDISSEKRRAAILERLAVTISGCARAGFNAVEFDNLDSFTRSNGALKHEDAVAFATLLVSAAHGHGLAAGQKNAPQLSDRERKQIGFDFSVSEECHRYDECAGYTRYYGEQVINIEYVDDLRGRFADICAAPTTPRDTVLRDRELKPAQRKGYRYDHCVKHRPARQ
- a CDS encoding DUF2336 domain-containing protein — protein: MVVSHFLKWVATAKVSERAAAASALARAYVNRDLPFEDRCAAEAALTFLLDDASSKVRAAMAEALSMSHHAPIQIIAALASDQPEVAAVVLARSPLLTDADLIDRVAAGQKATQKLIADRPSVSMTVAAAIAEIGEAEACLTLLANHGAVIASMSYRRIAERHGHLPALREALIAHETLPADCRHMLLVKLGEALRGAPLVLALMGTARAERVMRDACIKASVTLIDGTQAVEHRALVEHLRLRGDLTASFIIRTVAHGKVDFFGAALVALTGQSEQRVSALLAGGNDVALLALFASAGLSKATHGIILQALKIWREVANGKRVAGVQEVSWLMLKELGGQGAEGDLAALVKSIHLDALRQNARGHALAIAAA
- a CDS encoding MaoC family dehydratase is translated as MAGLYLEEFTVDRVFQHTLRKTVTESDNMLFSVMTLNPQPLHIDFDFASKTEWGRPLVNSLFTLGLMIGIAVNDLTVGTTVANLGMKETIFPHPVFHGDTIRVETTVVSVRESKSKPDRGIVEFEHRAYNQSNVLVAKCIRQAMMLKRPA
- a CDS encoding HpcH/HpaI aldolase/citrate lyase family protein — translated: MRSLLFVPGDSERKLEKGFASQADVVIVDLEDSVAPQNKAAARAVASSFIAEHRAATKAAIYVRVNDLTSGLIDDDLAALVGAQPDGIMLPKSNSGQDVQHLSAKLRVHEARFGLPDGAIRILPIITETAAGVLAASTYAGTGSRLSGLTWGAEDLSAAIGARQARDGNGHYTDVFRLARALTLLAASSAEVAAVDTVFPNFSDMAAFEAECVEAERDGFTAKMAIHPAQVPVINKAFTPSREAVERSAAIVAAFAAAGDPGVVGIDGKMYDRPHLRLAERLLARAKAAGVAV
- a CDS encoding nitroreductase family protein; this encodes MKQPILDYLLTRNSAPIPELKAPAPSDAEIATIIAAASRVPDHGKLEPWRFILYRGETRVEVGKQLAALAESREGPLSDVRRDQELARFSRAPLVIGIVSVPKAHPKIPEWEKFLSGGMAAMNLMMAANALGYGTNMISNWYSDVPEGRALLGLAPDERVIGFVHIGTFAGTAPERPRPDPAKLYADYAGPWKPTAG
- a CDS encoding lysophospholipid acyltransferase family protein; the encoded protein is MMKFRSRERPFPELSYANAGQPVFTRWFIRSVEGLSGRDRFAALYDLWRRNIVPTGDRVFGRMLDLIDVGMRCADQWPPVDLPDAPLVIVANHPYGIGDGIAVLSLAEKLGRPFRVMIHKDLLRIREMEPYSLPVDFSETKEAVKANMAVRHEAMRLLKEGVTIVIFPAGGVATAPKGFGRAQDLPWKMFPARLVQEAKAAVIPMHFSGQNGRLFHLVSRPMNLAEREGRLARLVGKASLTLRISLLIREFARLSGRAIEVRIGKTLPPEEFEPLRDRKILLARLHRAVFDLAPSQPERRAKFLPRRFRRAAA